Part of the Ptiloglossa arizonensis isolate GNS036 chromosome 7, iyPtiAriz1_principal, whole genome shotgun sequence genome, ATAAAAGAAATAGGAAATAAAACATAACCTAAATCAAAAGAATTATTACCATAATAAACTGTTAATCAAATGATATCAACAAAAACCTTTCTGATGATAAGTCGATGAGAGTTGTATCATGACTAACAAAAAGTCtgggaaataatttctttttggttttaaataatttatcttttgtaggttatattttatttccctTTAACttatgtttttcttctttttttaatatacgAATGTATGCAACCTATTTTATTTTCGATGTAAAACTTTTCACTAAAGCAAGTCGGAATATTCAAGTGTAGATACTTTGTCGTATGTGGGTCGAAACTAACTTGTTTTAAATACTACATAAATAGTGAACTTATTCTTATacaagttatttttatttatgtgtgaCAGTTAACCTATTTAATTAGTCATTTTTATACACTGAATACTATTCTCATAATACGTGAATACATAAAATagtttttcatttataaaacgGTACATGTGAACTGtgctttaatattttcattgcaaGTTTAGTATTAACTGACTATACTTTctattatgaaataaatatagttttttaattataaagaaatttaagtgtgcattttatattttatgtaacTGATATACTTTGGAGATACAAGTGTTATCAACAATTATTGgttagtaaaataaattttattacttaTGTTAACTTaacctttaaattttattactttGAAATTTCACACTCGTAACATCTAGCTGTATTTctttaaatgataaataaaacaagttttatttatgcACTTTCTTTCACATATTCAATATTGTTTGTTatgattattataaattatattaagtaAAATCTAATCAGTAccgaaatttataataattttagggacttcatttacaataattgtataaaaatgtatttacagGAATAATGTATATACCTTCGGTATTTAAAACCATATGTCGAACCATAAGTTCTGTAGATACAAAAATACTATCTGTAAAACCATTACCAAATATTGCAAATCGTACAATGCATATGTGTCATAGACAATATTTAAATGATGCAGCAAGTATACatacaaataaaatttcttcaatgCATATACTTCAGCCATTTGTACCCTTATATAACCATATATGTGGTTTGAAAATGAAAACTGTTTTACATCGTCGTTGTAAATCTTGCATTGAAATGTGGAAAAATGACAGAAAATACATAAAGTGTAAAGCACATCCAAGGCACAATCAAGTGCAAAGGAAAAAGCAGCCATACAATACATGGATCTTAACATTCGCTTCACAAAAACCACAACGTGATTGGTAGAAACATGATATATTTCATAAATGTTATTTGTACTAtaatatattgaaataaaattatctgCAGACAATTTGATACCAATTATTCTTTACATATCATAATAAAACAATTGCCGATAAATACTTTTTACACACTTTATATATGCATAAGGTAATAATGTTATAATGCAACATTTGAATTTTACATCATTATATATATGCAAGTATTTGATTATTTATATAGGAAGATAGTGCTTTGTCATAAATTTTTTTGAGAATGTAGTTTAACATCTATATGTGCTAGATGCtgtaaatgaaacaaatttaatttttagttaTGTAAGAACatgtatttttaaaagaatataaataaaaactatATATCTTACTATATGGAGGACAGGTAAAACCAGTGTAAATATTGCGTAATGTTGTAATTGGACAATATTTGTCATAATATAACATGTAAGATGAGCAGCTACTGTAAGGAGCTCGAGGAAAATTAGacagaacagcatagggggagCATGTTGCAGAAAAACAAACCTGTAAGAACATATGtcaattattaatttatgaTAATGAAAAGTAAAGTCTTTGAAGAAATCCTTATAGAATTTGATACAGAATTTCTTACTATATTTGCATCAATTTCAATTCATGCTTAgttcaattgaaatattttgtaacattgacaataatttgtgcatgtttatttctaaaaatttacCGTACAAGAATTAATCGAaggatttataaaaattgtaggaGAAATTATTGGTGGTTGACAACAAGGTGCACAGTTTGTATCTGAGTCAATTGGTTTCATATTAATCAACAGATATAATTTCTAATTAAAGATTAATAAACCTTTTTTACAAACAATATTATAACATTTATTTATGACATGTTCAAATTATATACGTTTTTTATACTAGAAATTTACTTtacaataatttttgtatacatTATTTTATAAGGTATGTAGAATAGAATCTGAAAAAAAGGTGATGATCGAATCGTAATATCGTCATTTGTTACGCTTTTTTACTGAAtctgtaattaaatatataagtaTAGAAAAAcgttattttataaatagatttattcaaaatatgaaaatgcaatttttacgattaccgtaaaaatgataaaaattaaataatgttaGATACTTTGagtaatgtttattttttagtCCGAAGcacaaacaaaatttatttatacggaTTAATTTTGAGAATGGATTCTTATacatgtaattaatattttgtccttttttatttaaatgataTGGAGTGTGATATCCGCGTGATCTTGAAGtgtattgtacaataaataCAGGATAGCGGGACTCGATGACTCACGTAGCACGAACCTGTGTCACCAAGTGTttatatacgttcatacgtttaaAACGAATATAAAATGCAACGCTCTAGAACTATTATATCTTAGTAATTATGTTTAAtcgtatgtaaatattattgaGGATGCTTTGGTAAGGGGAAAGTAAAGACCACCATGTTAGAGTCATTTACATTAATTTCATTCCATTCAGATTTCAATTTGTTGTCCGAGACTTCCCTCCATATATCTTCTTGTACAGAAGATATGCCACTTGACCAAACCTGTAAATAAGCACATAATTATTGTTTTTGGGGtagttaataatatatataacgtACTTAACATTAGTTTTACATTAGCTTAATGATATCGTAAAGGCAAACCTTTTCATAATAAACTGCCCAGGTGTAAaacattttgttctcttctttcaTGCAGACTTTTTTCAATTGCTTCAACAACTTCATTGCTGtaccttttcgaaatttgatCATACAGTAATACGCTCTCAACAACATGTATCTgcaataaattacaaatttttgaaatcttttttttatcgtatagTCGCAACGATCGATAATCATTTCACCTGGGAATTACGAGTCGaacaattttaatcattttcttgGTCTCCCTGAAAACTTCTTGTATTTGCGCCATTAGAAGGATTGCATCAATATTTCGGCTATTTAGCTTGTGTACTGCATGTACACAAATATTAGACATTATCGTAATATATGATTATAGATACGAAATAATTCCAATTAGGTGGAATTCGTTTAGATTTGGTTATAAGTTTTTATCTTAAAATTGTCTACCATAAAGAATGAGGAGGCCCTCGAGTCTCTTCAAAGCGGTAGTTGTTGCTGCTACTATATGCTCATCCATAATAGGTCCTTTGTACACATTTTTACTTTCCCACACTTGGATAGCCTCCCACTGCTCGGTTCTGATGCACCTTAGAAACAAATTAGCGCAGATAGTACTCGTTAAACAGAGCGGGAAAGTCCTATTAAACATGGGTCGAGAAACTAATATTTATCACCCTGTATATCTCTACAAAATTATATACCTCATTACGCTCATTGGTCAATTTAAAATgttcttcgataaaaatattattaccacAGCCACATAGAAGTAAAGTAACGTCTTTCCGCTTCCGGATCGCGTAGACTGATTATTGTCTCGCCTTCTCGAAGAAAGTATTGCTCGCATGATTGAAAAGAGAGGATCGTAATACCGGTGTCTAAATGCACGTCGGCGCAGAGTGCATAGTACCAGGTTTGTCCAGATTTGTCCAGATCGTTCTGAGATACGAATtctacaattttgtaaaatacattCGACTgactaaagaaaaaataaaatcgtacTGGTTGCAAAATATTTCGTTACCCAATTCTCTTAATTGTGACACCACCTCCGAGTGGTGACACGACAGCATGAGAAGGTGAATCAGCCTGGGGAGTATCAGCAGCTTTAAGAACGTGGACCCAATAGTGTTGGCTATTCTATAGCAGATGAAGCCAATACTCATCGTCTTCACAATCTGACCTCTCACCCATCGCGAGAAAAAGATTCCCGCATACATCTCAGCGATTATAGTTAACTCTTGGTACTCGAGATACTCTTTATTCTTGCTGCAAATGTCAATGGCCCTCTCCTCCAAGAACGGAATGATAGTCCTGTAGGAATTACGTGGATAGATCCTCAATTTgatactttggaaaatattgttaatTCAATGATTCAATTGTCTGACGATTGTTAGTCGAGTTTTTTTCCTTCAACTAGTGTCCACCGATAGCAATGCTAAAAGCGAcaccattaaaaattttaacttaCCTATCTCGATACATGTGTGCAGTGATTAGCATGTTTGTATAGGAGGTGCAGAGAATGGATAAATTTCTGGTGGAATTCAGGACTGTGTTCAAACCCCAAAGTGCTGCTAATCGTGCATGCTTCCTCATGCCATTAATCtaataagaagaagaatctTTTAAATGCGGATAAGTATTATATCGATATATCTTGTAGTAAATAGATCTTTTCGTAGTAgtttaagaaagaaaagaattgtCACGATTACCCTGAAAAGATTGAACATTTGTGCCAGACAGTCGGCCAATAGTTTGGTGTATTCTATAGTGATTTCTTCGTATTCAGTATTGAGCTTCcactttttcgagaaaatgagTTTGCATTTCAACGATTTCAATTGTGCAAACGACTTCAAATCGATCATCATCTCCATTCTTGGGAACTTGTAGCCCAAATTGTTCAACGCCGAAACGAGGCTTTGCTCTGCCTCAAACATAGAACCGCTTTCCAGGAAACACTGACCTTGAAGGGTTTGAATTTTGGCAGTGAGATAGGCCAGAAGGATCTGCTCGTCTTCGCCCGCTTTGAGTAGCTGAAAATGTAGCaatttgaaaaatgatcgaagcagatttatatttaaagaagatctttttaaatcgattaaaaaatctTTCAGACAACTTTATTTcacatataataaaaatatttttatttgcaagTCATACCTCCTCGAGGATCACTTCACCTTCCTTTAAGAGCTTTCGAGCCTTTGGTATGTTAAAATTCATCGCGCAAATTTCTGCAAACTCTAAAATGGCGATCATCGTCATTGCGCTGTTTCCTAATAAGATAAAATTGTTATCGAGACATAAGTATTCTAGTAAAGAAATTTTCAGATAATAAAACGATCACttcttttatattaaaatttatttactcaaAGAAGAGTTCAACAAGATCAATAgtgtgtttaaatatttaaggaTTTCTTATCTTTTTAGCAGTAGACATACCAATACCGCGACAATGATCCAAGATCTGATTGTAGATAGTCATCAATATCAACGTACACTGACAGTTGCTAAAATCCATGTCCGAAAATGTAACCGTTGGCTTTCTTTCGACGTGGCGAAATATGTTGAAGCAGGAAAAATATCTTTCGCTTTCTGTTTATTTGTAACAAatcaaaattgaagaaaatatttcgtagaAGCTTTCCACCTTACCGTCATTGAACTCTTCGACAacgtttatttcctcgaaatCCATGTTGTCCAATGACAAATGTAGATTCGtgatctttctctttctctgctCTTTCTTCGCCACTTGATCCAACAATTTTGCGAACTCACCTTGTCCGCAAGATACGCAACGTCTCGCGTATTTTTTTAGGTACTTCAATGCTTGGTTGTGCAGGTCCATTTTCTGGTTTTCCGTGAGCAATCTGAACGTACACGATGCTCGAGTCATACACTATCCGGCATTTTTATAAGGATTCTATAGTTGCACATAATTACTAACTGATAGGTCGTGACACGAAACATTGTCATTTTGAATCTCATTAAACCGCACGAGGCGTACCTTGGCAGATCGCTTAATTCATCTACGAAAAAACAGATCCTGTCAGTAGTCTaaatcaatgaaaataatttgtccatttagtcgaaaataaaaaaaatattctaactGTAACCAATACTTGAAATAGTAAGATTGATGCAGCTGCAGAACACATCTATCTCTGTTGCGGGATTTTGTACATTCCTGATAAATATTATCGGTCCTTCGTTTCTGGAGAAGTCTCCGATGGCGCATCCGAAGACTCGTATTTCGAACAACTTCATAATCGCTGAAAAATGAAGCAGATTTCAGAGAAATACTCCATTTTGGATGTTCTTTAGTTATAGCTTCTAGTGTTCCTTATTAATGTCATTGCACACGAATAAAACGTGGAAAGTCTTACCGAGTCCAATCTCTCTTTTAGCAGAGATGTTCATCAAGCTTTCCAGCATGTGTCTGTTGACAGTTTCCCCAATTACAGAAGCGCATTTCAAAAGTAATTGATCGAGCGATGTCAACGAATCGAAAAGCTTCAAGATCATAACTGACGCAATGAAacagtaatttttatatttgaatatttattcgagcgACTTCATCGATAAAGGAATTTATTAGTGTTTTACCGTCCATCGTAATTTTGGTGTCGACGTCTTCATACGTAAAATTGTCCAAGATGTTGCAAACAGCGATCATCGCTTCTTGAGTGTCAATGGTCATTATCGATTTGGCCCTTTTCTGTCCGTTACTTCTGTGCAACAAAAGCGCGTCGCTATCCTAGCGTAAAATGTGAATAAATATAGCTGTCGATTGTATGCAGGGTATCCCAGGAGGAATGAGAGGGAAGGTCGAAATTCTGAATACCTCCTTTACTCGTACATCTGCCTGTACgagtaaaaaaaagaatgagaaacacatgaaaaataaaaaatattattctattccAATCACATACAAGTAAAATCTATTTtttgaaacgaatgaaaaacaaGTGGACCAAATTCCATAGTGCGTACGACTGTTTCGATTCAAAACGATCTACCAAATATATTGCTAAAGTTATTCCTCTTAGAACATCCTGTATAATTGAATCGAGcagaaaattaaacgaacttTGAAGCTTGTTCCGTACATCTGCCACTTGtctgtgcgttcttcgttattagTATTCAAATGCGGTGTACTCGGCACGAATCTAATTGGAAATAAGTGTAATAAGTGTTTTGATGGCAACGAATAATTTAGCGAATTTAAAAGTTTCGTTTAGAAACGAGTGGTCAAGGTAAAACAAATACCCTGTATGCAAACCTTTTCAACATGGACATGGGGGGTAACACGTAGCCCTTCTCGATAGCTTCCTTTTTACTGATCATTCTTATTTCCAGCCCCCCGGCTTGCAGAAGACTCACTAAGTAGCTCTCGATCCAGCCGGGGTTGCCGAAGCTCTTTTCTTGTATGAGTCTGGAAGAAAAATCGACGTTCAGAAGTTGAAAGAAATTTATCATCGAACaatattgttgaaaatttttgCGTAACTTACTTCTCGAGCTCTGCAGGTAGTCCCTTCACGCTGAGTACTTGACAAGCGAGGCCAGCGTGGTACCATTTGTCTATTCCAACGAGTTCAATGACCTTTTAACAAGAAAAGTTTAATTCGAGTAGAATTGCAATCACATGCAACGATTgtgatttatatataatatagctGATACAACAATTGGTTACCTTTGCTCTGActaaaaaatttgaatacacCTGGAACTCGGTATTGAACTTGCGACCGATGCTCAGGACGAAGAACACTGTGTCCCTCTTTGTTAGAACATCGAAAAGATCGATCGACTCTTGATCACTGCACTCGGTGTCGTCGACGATAACCACCCATAGTTCCTTGAAGCAGCTTTTCATCAGTTTCAAAAGAAACTTTCGCAACACTTTCAACTTGTTCGTGCTTGTCAACGCGTTATAGTTGTGATTGATCGCGAAGCGCACGTTGAAGGGTTGATTAAGGGCGCACAGGAAATGGGCATGATGCATCTTGCCAAGATGAAGGATCAGCTTGTCCTCGCGCTCTTTGCGCGTCGATGTGACGGTGAAGCCAAGTGGTATCGAGAATATCAGGAAAATCAGGTTGTACGGGGACTGCACTGAGGAACACAGAAtatctttcaatatttcgtCGATGACAATGTTCTTCGGAATACATTGAAGTCGCAGAGTGTTAAAAAGTATGAAATTCGGTACGAGAGTACAGTAAAAGAATTCATATGTATGAAGTGTGAACCTTGGTATCGCTCGTGCGCAGATGAATGTAGTTCAAACGAATTTTGATCGGAATGATTTGCGTGAATTCGTGCAGTAGTCTCGTCTTTCCTATTCTTGGTTCGCCCCTGCAAGAATAGGATAAATTTTGTTCAACTAGACTGAACAGTTCAGCTCCAATTATGAAGTAAAAATAGATACTTTATGATTAACGTATTATACGCCGGTCTTGGTTTTTCTTCGTCCATATTCGAATAGTCCAACAACGCTTTTAACATTTCTTCGAAcagttccatttctttttttcgatcgaGCAATGGAGTGTTGTCTGATACTAAATTCAATTCGCTGTACCTAACGGGTTAAACGTTAAGGTAAATGGAGATGGTGACGAGAGGGATGGacacaaaattgataaaatttatcaatataAAACTTTCGATATTGTGCATTGAATTCTGCCTGTACAGACGTTAGTAACACAATCCTCTTAATGCAGTAGCGATACAGTCTCGATATTTATAGGATGTCTCATCTAAAATGTAGTACTTCTACATAGAACTAttagtaaattaaaattttatattttggatTCATCAGTCATCACCCTCAAATTTCGTACTGATAGATCACCGATGTCTCTCGAATATTCTAATATCCAAAATTAGAATGTAACTTGAAATAAGATTTAGACTCTCCATTTTTTTCATCCCTCGGATGCAAAGGAAACTCACTTTGGTGTTTCTTGAAATTCGTATATGGGTCCAACGTTCGTGATTCCTTTCAAGTATGTAGGTTCCTGCAAGATGAAATGTCTCGCTTCGAGATGAGAATGGAGAAAAGTCTCTCGATCGCAAACGACCTGAAAATTCACCGTATTATAATAACATTTGCTTAAATGTAAGTAAATCGGGGGTTGGTAGCATGTTAAAATTTTGTCTCCCAAGTCCTACCCTGTCATTGTACGCGACCATAAGTCTCGCAGCTTTGTTCACCGGCATTCCGATCACTGTGTACTCCCTTCTCAAAATGTGACCCACCACTCCGCAATGCGTCATTCCCGTTGTCACAGCCACGGAAACTGATTTCACATTCTTCAAATTAATGAGGCCCGATCGTACCTTCGATGCGCACCTCAGGCCAATTTGTGACTCCAGCTCGTGTTTGTCGCCTCGTAGACCAAAAATACAGAGAAACAGTAGGTCCTTGTCGAAGAGGGAAATCTTGTTCACGCATCCGTGCATTTCACCGACGATACTTCATCGATAAAGTGTGATATCATTACGTGGTAAATGGTACTTACAGTTGTAGTGTCAAATATCGAGAAGAGAATTTTCAATCGGTTTTAAAACGTTCGATTGGAGGAACGTGGACTTACTTGCAAACTAGTTTGTAAGACGAGTCGACCAAGGAAATTAACATTGCTTTGTCCACGAACATGGTGATAACATTAACGAAGAGAATCACCACTTGTCTCATTTCGCTCAGATACTCCAAAGGTTCGTCCATTTCCACGGATCGTATAACCGGTCTTAACATGTAGCTCCTTAGAATGTCTTTCAGATGAGCTTTCGCTATTTCTTCGATTTTAGGGCGCACTGAAAAATAGAGGTGAGAATCAATTTCATATTTAGATTAGCTGCTATTTAGATTAGATGTAgtcatttgttattttataatcgAGAAGCAGAGTGagattacacgttacacgattgTGCATTTATCGTGGAGGGTTACACGATCGAAGAACGTGCATTTATCGTAGAGATTGATAtctcgtttctaagtttctacGCTTTCAATTACTGAGAATTATTAGACCAATGCACTTGAATATTTCCAATTAGACTTCACTTACAACTGTAATCGATTTGTTTAAAATCTTGCCCAGTAAAAGGGTGGCCAGCTAGGCTCCTCATCACCGCTTCGGTTTCTAAATCGCTGAGCGTCTTCAATTTCGAGTCGTAAGTTGGTGCGGTTGATACAGTGGCTTCGTTTGTATAAATcagattgaataaaaattattttacaatcttTGTATCGATCATAGATAACGAGGTATTAGAATAGCGATTTTTATCGTACACTTCGTGCACATACGTACACACTGAGTTGGTTCTCCTGTCCCTTTCGTTGTCGTCATCATCGTTCTCATCGTCCTCATCGTCGCTATCGTCCCTCGACTGAAACCACGCGCTTGTACAGCCTATGATAAGGGTGTGTATACCATCTGAAAGCTTTTCGTGCACGTATTCGTTTGGATTCACCCATTGCCAGCTGCTGGGAGCTACCAGAATATCACCGCCCCTGA contains:
- the Mrpl36 gene encoding mitochondrial ribosomal protein L36 codes for the protein MYIPSVFKTICRTISSVDTKILSVKPLPNIANRTMHMCHRQYLNDAASIHTNKISSMHILQPFVPLYNHICGLKMKTVLHRRCKSCIEMWKNDRKYIKCKAHPRHNQVQRKKQPYNTWILTFASQKPQRDW
- the LOC143149662 gene encoding adenylate cyclase type 10; this encodes MNHPTNFSSVRNLREIIQNRIKDEEYIRKSCVELKSGSIQRKMEQRTKIFASMCPDEILDHYDDYQTRMYYTTLMLCDISGFTDLAEKYTKAGKGGPSKLTNTLNSYIGAMVQEILSHNGDVLKFSGDGFIVMWKLSADLVMHDLAIEAMQTACIIQKHFGTYKTEVGVTLKVKLAIASGKTYFTSIGDPETMSHYIITGKPVWDVKFAERLCRGGDILVAPSSWQWVNPNEYVHEKLSDGIHTLIIGCTSAWFQSRDDSDDEDDENDDDDNERDRRTNSVSTVSTAPTYDSKLKTLSDLETEAVMRSLAGHPFTGQDFKQIDYSLRPKIEEIAKAHLKDILRSYMLRPVIRSVEMDEPLEYLSEMRQVVILFVNVITMFVDKAMLISLVDSSYKLVCNIVGEMHGCVNKISLFDKDLLFLCIFGLRGDKHELESQIGLRCASKVRSGLINLKNVKSVSVAVTTGMTHCGVVGHILRREYTVIGMPVNKAARLMVAYNDRVVCDRETFLHSHLEARHFILQEPTYLKGITNVGPIYEFQETPKYSELNLVSDNTPLLDRKKEMELFEEMLKALLDYSNMDEEKPRPAYNTLIIKGEPRIGKTRLLHEFTQIIPIKIRLNYIHLRTSDTKCTLVPNFILFNTLRLQCIPKNIVIDEILKDILCSSVQSPYNLIFLIFSIPLGFTVTSTRKEREDKLILHLGKMHHAHFLCALNQPFNVRFAINHNYNALTSTNKLKVLRKFLLKLMKSCFKELWVVIVDDTECSDQESIDLFDVLTKRDTVFFVLSIGRKFNTEFQVYSNFLVRAKVIELVGIDKWYHAGLACQVLSVKGLPAELEKLIQEKSFGNPGWIESYLVSLLQAGGLEIRMISKKEAIEKGYVLPPMSMLKRFVPSTPHLNTNNEERTDKWQMYGTSFKDSDALLLHRSNGQKRAKSIMTIDTQEAMIAVCNILDNFTYEDVDTKITMDVMILKLFDSLTSLDQLLLKCASVIGETVNRHMLESLMNISAKREIGLAIMKLFEIRVFGCAIGDFSRNEGPIIFIRNVQNPATEIDVFCSCINLTISNELSDLPRYASCGLMRFKMTMFRVTTYQLLTENQKMDLHNQALKYLKKYARRCVSCGQGEFAKLLDQVAKKEQRKRKITNLHLSLDNMDFEEINVVEEFNDESERYFSCFNIFRHVERKPTVTFSDMDFSNCQCTLILMTIYNQILDHCRGIGNSAMTMIAILEFAEICAMNFNIPKARKLLKEGEVILEELLKAGEDEQILLAYLTAKIQTLQGQCFLESGSMFEAEQSLVSALNNLGYKFPRMEMMIDLKSFAQLKSLKCKLIFSKKWKLNTEYEEITIEYTKLLADCLAQMFNLFRINGMRKHARLAALWGLNTVLNSTRNLSILCTSYTNMLITAHMYRDRTIIPFLEERAIDICSKNKEYLEYQELTIIAEMYAGIFFSRWVRGQIVKTMSIGFICYRIANTIGSTFLKLLILPRLIHLLMLSCHHSEVVSQLRELEFVSQNDLDKSGQTWYYALCADVHLDTGITILSFQSCEQYFLREGETIISLRDPEAERRYFTSMWLWCIRTEQWEAIQVWESKNVYKGPIMDEHIVAATTTALKRLEGLLILYVHKLNSRNIDAILLMAQIQEVFRETKKMIKIVRLVIPRYMLLRAYYCMIKFRKGTAMKLLKQLKKVCMKEENKMFYTWAVYYEKVWSSGISSVQEDIWREVSDNKLKSEWNEINVNDSNMVVFTFPLPKHPQ